The following are encoded together in the Periplaneta americana isolate PAMFEO1 chromosome 5, P.americana_PAMFEO1_priV1, whole genome shotgun sequence genome:
- the LOC138700177 gene encoding serine-rich adhesin for platelets-like isoform X3, with protein MQMDFIITIHILEELVFTGLCRQSKEFCREEAVTANCRTYLETFKNSDSSSHQTDSSSSLSAFSFTFSLKSAATANFGDLEEQRQCEDSVFLYNCKEEENNYGLDTCDQSNDMEFTESIDAYNYNAHHRGNELSSNIDITESSTYHINLIEKNCVSSNMFPEFQSHIEPKNKAIENNRSVASNASLNILNSKFTLEEPVEIKNKETTYLLSKDMPFNKVSNFKLQNSVQNKSVDVNSNQRRKIMAHSLINKNISHSDIALNNQNINESSELNESLQLTNPIKRPTFFNSGEGEMFRAFIPQKYECDMISSFGKNVACALSSVDCSSNNIHNLEFTKEMEPKDGKRNKSIAKANDHMEFSESDKNRFLSCSDYFGEEVIPESTEVPKYSCTVGRVGNVNSISSGSSKNPELRFDISDKCISHAVETTMDLTNTLTIAPIFRPSNATTHINDSPIPLKQGETDCFVMVNPMTLDVSSEEERKILVPTFTKKCDSMKVSSKMKERQILIPSSNESDDMELSGTLTATQSLMPTFSNKSDCIKLKSTLNEKQTLFPTFSNSSDNMKLSRTINERKDFIPSFFKESDNMELTSTLKGTPTSVHTSSTECENMKLTNTLKDTQSLVPTFLNESEGMELTSTLKERQILIPTVSKKSDIELMSSLEGTQTSMHTFSKECDSIELARTLNEKQMFMNTSKKNNNIDLMDTTVEQQTLLPAFSKSSDNMNLPSTIDEKRDFISAFYGESDNMELTSTLKNIRTSVSTCSKEGDSVKLSTEKEKQSLIFFSAEYENTEVTNTLKDAQSLMPTFLNESEGMELTSTLRERQILIPTFSKKSNTELMSSLEGTQTSMHTFSKECDSNELARTLNEKQMFMNTSEKNNNIELTGTTMERQTRLPTFSKSSDNINLLSTIDERKDFISAFYEESDNMELTSTLKNIQTSMPTCSKEGDNVKLSTEREKQSLISFSTECENTELTDTLKNAQSLMPTFLNESEGMELTSALKERQILFPTFSKKSSIELMSSLEGTQTSMDTFSKECDSSELARTLNEKQMFMNNSIELTGTTVKQQTWLPTFSKSSDNMNLLSTIDERKDFIPAVCGENDNIELIRTLKDTPNLVPIFSKDRDNMELGTVNETHSLISSTECENTKLTSTFKDTNSLISAFSNQSDSIKSTSTFKEGRFFMLASNESGSMELSSTLKGRQTLMPIFSKSDENEEISTFRNRESLINYSSNIDNMELTLKEKHRSETTCSAIQGNLGESYQKESNSNVLSNTINRCEVPLSESALTHGGVLKNIRPMNCNELLSRSGNDTTTELTSVLLNFSPITEKSTSDIRSSMKITSQVNQQTSFHSVNMSSELRLPIKTIPMSEDVIEMSTSCKNNSNMKQNGNSEDITNSLPEVSNMELITRKKVDGVTYATNKLVDLDLATSMNKVIKEVSNETDMNSTRSLNVSLESCEDTQQIPTNDSSVLRLNDKKILMTSHKEMIKNVQICRQESDNMKEDQIVNRILMKSGIPYGSVTPHNIPMKVVLNAKNGCITESNMQENSLLNVRSLHNIEQNASYDCTNLNESHEIPLEEKNPEMLCEDNSIINLDPKEKLDNLQLKNSTSLLDEMNLSDIEDLSVSDLSCKQYKLLGEMSSSDTEDFSSVSDSPCKQLMESIKNANKSIKEIMSISNAQHTFSNHSAHCLANNDNEGSILASEVHVISEKCKVKSITDADTSFKNEHLIIDNKNEVVTREATRNFSQENMEKVTMLQESDTITNGSFMKPSIEEQIREQELRSGCVWRICDFSAEMWIFEYLDRSLKLFVKLVPCHIKPVTDIYLLSNVSENTDPILKLMHYILQSTFNEQTLKSICKSVEDIMKVLEALSNEVNKLNEFARDLFYLDMMEMAKIESNCLSYIVADMDSHVMFHVCVNLSKWEDVSPADVSVETLIGNVREQEIKQLVTGAARGPKCLKHYVNIIKEYVAVLAKI; from the exons GGAATTCTGCAGGGAAGAAGCTGTGACGGCTAATTGCCGTACTTACTTGGAAACATTCAAAAACTCTGATTCATCTTCTCACCAGACTGATAGTAGCAG CTCTCTGTCAGCATTCAGTTTCACATTTTCTTTGAAATCAGCAGCAACAGCAAACTTCGGGGATTTGGAAGAGCAGCGACAGTGTGAAGATagtgtatttttatataattgtaaagaggaagaaaataattatggTCTAGACACTTGTGATCAGTCAAACGACATGGAATTCACTGAATCTATTGACGCTTATAACTATAATGCTCATCACAGAGGAAACGAGTTATCTAGTAACATAGATATAACAGAATCTTCGACTTACCacattaatttaattgaaaaaaactGTGTTTCGTCTAATATGTTTCCTGAATTTCAATCACACATTGAACCCAAAAACAAAGCAATTGAGAACAATAGAAGTGTTGCCAGTAATGCTTctcttaatattttaaattcaaagttTACGCTGGAAGAACCtgtagaaataaaaaacaaagaaacaacttATCTCTTGAGCAAGGACATGCCATTTAATAAAGTATCAAATTTCAAATTGCAAAACAGTGTGCAAAATAAATCAGTTGATGTTAACAGTAAtcagagaagaaaaataatggcaCATAGtctaataaataagaatattagCCATTCTGATATTGCTttgaataatcaaaatataaatgaaagttCTGAACTCAATGAGAGTCTGCAGTTAACTAATCCTATAAAAAGACCGACATTTTTTAATAGTGGAGAAGGGGAAATGTTCAGAGCATTTATACCACAGAAGTATGAGTGTGATATGATTTCATCCTTCGGAAAAAATGTTGCTTGTGCTCTTTCCTCTGTTGACTGCAGTTCTAATAATATCCACAATTTAGAATTTACTAAAGAAATGGAACCAAAGGATGGCAAAAGAAACAAATCAATTGCAAAAGCAAATGATCATATGGAGTTTTCTGAGAGTGATAAAAACCGTTTTCTTTCTTGCTCAGATTACTTTGGAGAAGAAGTAATTCCTGAAAGTACAGAAGTGCCCAAGTACAGTTGTACTGTTGGTAGAGTTGGTAATGTGAATTCTATTAGCAGTGGTAGTTCAAAAAATCCAGAGTTACGTTTTGATATCAGTGATAAGTGCATTAGTCATGCAGTTGAAACTACCATGGACTTAACTAATACTTTAACAATTGCCCCAATATTTAGACCATCAAATGCAACTACACATATCAATGATTCACCAATACCATTAAAACAAGGGGAAACTGACTGTTTTGTAATGGTAAATCCAATGACATTAGATGTTTCAtctgaagaagaaaggaaaatccTGGTGCCTACCTTCACAAAAAAGTGTGACAGCATGAAAGTATCAAGCAAAATGAAAGAAAGACAAATTTTGATACCCTCATCAAATGAGAGTGATGACATGGAGTTATCAGGTACATTGACAGCAACACAAAGTTTGATGCCCACCTTTTCAAATAAGAGTGACtgcataaaattaaaaagtacattaaatgaaaaacaaactCTGTTTCCCACTTTCTCAAATTCTAGTGACAACATGAAATTGTCAAGgacaataaatgaaagaaaagattttattccttcattctttAAAGAAAGTGACAACATGGAATTGACAAGCACATTGAAAGGTACACCAACTTCAGTACACACATCCTCAACAGAGtgtgaaaatatgaaattaacaaACACATTGAAAGATACACAAAGTTTGGTGCCCACGTTCTTAAATGAGAGTGAGGGCATGGAATTAACAAGCACATTGAAAGAAAGACAAATTTTGATTCCCACTGTTTCAAAGAAGAGCGATATTGAATTAATGAGCTCGTTGGAAGGGACACAAACTTCTATGCATACTTTTTCGAAAGAATGTGACAGCATTGAATTAGCAAGAACATTGAATGAAAAACAAATGTTTATGAACACATCAAAAAAGAATAACAACATAGATTTAATGGACACAACAGTGGAACAACAAACTCTCCTTCCTGCTTTCTCAAAATCGAGTGACAATATGAACTTACCAAGTACAATAGATGAGAAAAGAGATTTTATTTCTGCTTTTTATGGAGAAAGTGACAACATGGAATTGACAAGCACATTGAAAAATATACGGACTTCAGTATCCACCTGCTCAAAAGAAGGTGACAGCGtgaaattaagcacagaaaaagaaaagcaaagtTTGATATTCTTTTCAGCAGAGTATGAAAATACGGAAGTAACAAATACATTGAAAGATGCACAAAGTTTGATGCCCACGTTCTTAAATGAGAGCGAGGGCATGGAATTAACAAGCACATTGAGAGAAAGACAAATTTTGATTCCCACTTTCTCCAAGAAGAGCAATACTGAATTAATGAGCTCGTTGGAAGGGACACAAACTTCTATGCATACTTTTTCGAAAGAATGTGACAGCAATGAATTAGCAAGAACATTGAATGAAAAACAAATGTTTATGAACACATCAGAAAAGAATAACAACATAGAATTAACAGGCACAACAATGGAACGACAAACTCGGCTTCCCACTTTCTCAAAATCGAGTGACAACATTAACTTACTAAGTACAATAGATGAGAGAAAAGATTTTATTTCTGCTTTCTATGAAGAAAGTGACAACATGGAATTGACAAGCACATTGAAAAATATACAGACTTCAATGCCCACCTGCTCAAAAGAAGGTGACAACGTgaaattaagcacagaaagaGAAAAGCAAAGTTTGATATCCTTTTCAACAGAGTGTGAAAATACGGAATTAACAGATACATTGAAAAATGCACAAAGTTTGATGCCCACATTCTTAAATGAGAGTGAGGGCATGGAATTAACAAGCGCATTGAAAGAAAGACAAATTTTGTTTCCCACTTTCTCAAAGAAAAGCAGTATTGAATTAATGAGCTCGTTGGAAGGTACACAAACTTCTATGGATACTTTTTCGAAAGAATGTGACAGCAGTGAATTAGCAAGAACATTGAATGAAAAACAAATGTTTATGAATAACAGCATAGAATTAACGGGCACAACAGTGAAACAACAAACTTGGCTTCCCACTTTCTCAAAATCGAGTGACAACATGAACTTACTAAGTACAATAGATGAGAGGAAAGATTTTATTCCTGCAGTCTGTGGAGAAAATGACAACATAGAATTGATAAGAACATTGAAAGATACACCAAATTTAGtacccattttctcaaaagacaGAGACAATATGGAATTAGGCACAGTAAATGAAACACACAGTTTGATATCGTCAACAGAATGTGAAAATACGAAATTAACAAGCACATTCAAAGATACAAACAGTTTGATTTCTGCCTTCTCGAACCAGAGTGACAGTATAAAGTCAACGAGCACATTCAAAGAGGGACGATTTTTTATGCTTGCCTCAAATGAAAGTGGCAGCATGGAATTATCAAGCACATTGAAAGGTAGACAAACTTTAATGCCCATCTTCTCAAAATCGGATGAAAACGAGGAAATAAGTACATTTAGAAACAGAGAAAGTTTAATAAACTACTCCTCAAATATTGACAATATGGAATTAACATTAAAAGAGAAACATCGCTCGGAAACAACATGTTCAGCAATACAGGGAAACCTTGGTGAGTCCTATCAAAAGGAAAGTAATAGTAATGTTCTTTCAAATACTATAAACAGATGTGAAGTTCCATTAAGTGAATCTGCTTTAACTCATGGTGGGGTGTTAAAGAACATAAGACCAATGAACTGCAATGAACTGTTAAGTCGTTCTGGAAATGACACAACCACAGAATTAACAAGTGTGTTGTTgaatttcagtcctataacagaaAAAAGTACGTCCGACATTCGTAGTTCCATGAAAATAACAAGTCAAGTAAATCAGCAAACAAGTtttcattcagtaaatatgtcaAGTGAATTACGTCTTCCTATAAAAACCATACCCATGAGTGAAGATGTAATTGAAATGTCTACATCAtgtaaaaataacagtaatatgaaacaaaatggTAATTCAGAAGATATCACTAATTCACTTCCAGAGGTGTCTAATATGGAATTGATAACCAGAAAAAAAGTGGATGGTGTGACATATGCGACAAATAAGTTGGTTGATTTAGATCTTGCCACTTCTATGAATAAGGTTATAAAAGAAGTTTCCAATGAAACTGACATGAACTCTACACGTAGTCTGAATGTAAGTCTTGAATCATGCGAGGACACTCAACAAATACCAACTAATGATTCAAGTGTTCTTAGATTGAACGATAAGAAAATATTAATGACCTCAcataaagaaatgattaaaaatgttcaaatatgtAGGCAAGAATCTGACAATATGAAGGAAGACCAAATTGTAAATAGAATATTAATGAAATCAGGTATTCCTTATGGTTCTGTAACTCCACATAATATTCCCATGAAAGTGGTGTTGAACGCTAAAAATGGTTGCATAACTGAAAGCAATATGCAAGAAAATTCATTGTTGAATGTTAGATCATtacataatattgaacaaaatgctTCATATGACTGCACTAATTTGAATGAATCACATGAAATTCCATTGGAAGAGAAGAATCCTGAAATGTTATGTGAAGATAATAGCATCATAAATCTTGATCCGAAAGAAAAACTTGACAATTTACAACTGAAGAATTCAACATCACTGTTAGATGAAATGAACTTGAGTGATATTGAAGACTTGTCAGTTTCTGATTTATCatgtaaacaatataaactaTTAGGTGAAATGAGCTCGAGCGATACTGAAGACTTCTCATCAGTTTCTGATTCACCATGTAAACAACTTATGGAAagtataaaaaatgcaaataaaagcATAAAAGAGATAATGTCCATATCAAATGCGCAACACACGTTCAGTAACCATTCTGCTCATTGTTTGGCGAATAACGATAATGAAGGCAGCATATTGGCGTCGGAAGTACACGTtattagtgaaaagtgcaaagtGAAGTCAATTACAGATGCTGACACAAGTTTTAAAAATGAACatttaataattgataataaaaatGAAGTTGTAACAAGAGAAGCTACCAGGAATTTTTCACAGGAAAATATGGAAAAAGTAACTATGCTGCAAGAAAGTGATACTATCACAAATGGCAGTTTCATGAAACCTTCTATAGAAGAACAAATTAGGGAGCAGGAATTAAG gtCTGGATGTGTTTGGAGAATTTGTGACTTCAGTGCAGAAATGTGGATTTTTGAGTACCTTGACAGATCactgaaattatttgtaaaacttGTTCCATGTCACATTAAACCTGTTACCGACATATACCTTCTTTCCAATGTATCAG AAAATACAGATCCTATTCTGAAATTGATGCACTACATTCTTCAAAGCACATTTAATGAGCAGACTTTGAAATCAATTTGCAAGTCTGTAGAAGATATTATGAAAGTTCTGGAAGCATTGTCAAATGAAGTAAACAAACTGAATGAATTTGCAAGGGATTTATTTTACTTAGATATGATGGAGATGGCAAAAATTGAGAGTAACTG